The proteins below are encoded in one region of Effusibacillus dendaii:
- a CDS encoding SgcJ/EcaC family oxidoreductase translates to MAELFTEDGESIGFDGCITPTARFVSKVKSVRFLGSAVAILRAIAGMVPPGQSDLNPNVNTHHTLVVINKEGNYRIQLFQNTPAQFHGRPELVEQMTEELRQLLK, encoded by the coding sequence ATGGCTGAGCTGTTCACAGAAGACGGCGAGAGCATTGGTTTTGATGGGTGCATCACCCCCACCGCACGGTTCGTCAGCAAAGTGAAAAGTGTGCGTTTTCTGGGTTCTGCTGTAGCCATTTTACGTGCTATAGCAGGTATGGTGCCGCCAGGACAATCGGACCTCAATCCGAATGTCAATACACATCACACTCTAGTTGTCATAAATAAGGAAGGAAATTACCGTATCCAACTTTTTCAGAATACCCCAGCTCAGTTTCATGGAAGACCTGAATTAGTGGAACAAATGACGGAAGAGTTAAGACAGCTGCTTAAGTGA
- a CDS encoding acetyl-CoA carboxylase biotin carboxyl carrier protein subunit: MSQVVASMAGNVWKVLVSQGDIVKEGQEVVILESMKMEIPIAAETDGTIKEIKIQEGDFVNEGAVLIELE; the protein is encoded by the coding sequence ATGAGTCAAGTGGTGGCAAGCATGGCAGGTAACGTATGGAAAGTTCTTGTTTCGCAGGGAGACATCGTGAAAGAAGGGCAAGAGGTTGTCATTCTTGAATCGATGAAAATGGAGATTCCGATTGCGGCAGAAACGGATGGTACGATAAAGGAAATCAAAATTCAGGAGGGTGATTTTGTGAATGAAGGAGCTGTTTTGATCGAACTGGAGTAG